The DNA window CGAACAGATTCAGAAAGGGGTCGTCGCCGCCGAAGCATCTGACAGTCTTGCAATTACCAAGAGTTTGACGATGGAGGTATGGGTATACCCAGAAAGCGTCGGCGATTATCGCAATGTGCGCGGACAGGCGGGACCTCACACATATTATCTGAGTATCCATCAAGGAAAACCCTCAGTGTGGATGGGATGCCCCGGTGCTGGTGGACGCACATGGAACAGCGCAAAGAACGAGATTCCGAACGATAAATGGTCGCACGTTGCCGCCGTTTACGAGTTTGATAAGGAACTTCGGCTTTATATCAACGGCAAACTTGATAATACCTATAAAGTGCAAGGCGAAATTCCGACTTCTCCGGCAGATCACTGGTTCGGCAACCGTCTCGATGGTCCGTGGCCCTATGGCGGAAGGCTTGATGAATTCGTCATCTATAACCGTGTCCTGACCGAAGATGAGATTCAGCAAGATATGGAGCAGGTTTTGAGTGTATCGCCGTTGGACAAAGCGGCGACGACTTGGGGACTACTAAAAAAAATTGCGAGATAAGTACAGAAAAAACAATGTCGGACATTCGATTCGCGAACCCAGACGATGAGGAAGCAATCCACCGAATCCTACAGGAGACCTGGGGAGAATCGCTGCTCTCTGATGTGTTCACCGATCACATCTCGTCGCCTGAGCATCAAGTCTTCGTGGCAGTGGATAATGGCAAAATCGTAGGTTTTCTTTCCGCTTTTCTGGTACTCAGCGCAATACCTCGATGGGAAATAGATCTTATTATTGTTCGTTCTACGCGTCGAGGAAAGGGTATAGGCACCTCTCTCATTGAAGAAGCGTTAACCTACGGTTCTAATCTCGGGGTGCATTGCGCGGCGGCATCCATCCGCATTGACAATTATCCAAGCCAAGGAGCTTTTTCCAAGGCGGGATTTACAACGGATGCTCAAGTGCGTAGTCTTTTTCTTTGGGATCCTTTAGCTTGCCAACCCACCACCAATGTACCGGAGACTGTCCATCTTATACCCGTCAATACATTACTCTATCGCGGGTTGTGGATTGAAGGATTTATTGCGTCTCAACTATCCGTGAAGGAACAGCACAATGTGATTCGTGCGGCTCAAAATCGTATTTCTCATGAGAACCGCATGAATACAGGACTGTTTATCCCAGACAGTCTTAAACAGACGACCGTCCCTGACCTATTAACCCCCGCCACCAACCACGGCCAATACCACCGGTGGGAATACGCATTCAAATAGGAATTGCTATGACACAATCATCTCTCCAAGTTGGGAATATGGTTCAACCTGTTGCTTCTGTTGATTTACCTCAGAGAACCGACTATGTGGGTAAGTTTGTTACCCTGTCTCCAGTCGATCCACAAGCCGATGTTTCGGAACTTTATGAGTGCTCCCACGGGTCGGATATAAAGGAGCAAATCTGGACCTACATGAGTTACGGTCCCTTTGACAACAGACATAGCATGCAGGAATGGCTTGCGGAAGGGACTCAATCAAGCGATCCACTCTTCTTTACCGTTCACCACTATGAATCGAAGCAACGCATTGGTATGGTAAGTTTTCTGAATATCGTCTCTGATATGCGACGACTGGAACTTGGGCATATTTGGTATTCACTGGATTTTCAGAGATCAAACGTGAACACGGAAGCCATATACCTCATGCTCTGCGAGGCTTTCGATAGGCTGCAATACCGACGCGTCGAATGGAAATGCGATTCTCTGAATGAAAAGTCTCGATCTGCAGCGATGCGACTCGGTTTTAAGTTTGAAGGTATCTTCAGACAACATATAATCGTAAAAGGTCGGAACAGGGATACTGCTTGGTTTTCAATGTTGGACAGCGAATGGCCTGCTATTAAGAAAAACATGGAAATGTGGTTGTATCAGAACCCTGACCGAAAGTTGTCCTTAACAGCACTCAACAATAATAAGTAAGGAGAAATATTCATGGGAAAATTCAGACTTGCCTGTCACCTCATCCAGTTTGGTGGTGAACAGCAAGAGAATCCAGAAAAAGTATTGCGCGAAGTCGCCGATGCGGGTTGGGACGGGGTCGAAAGTGTTCCTATGGAGGACGCAGAAGGACTCGTTGAAATGGCAACCCTTGCGCGCAGTCTTGGACTTCATATCGT is part of the Candidatus Poribacteria bacterium genome and encodes:
- a CDS encoding LamG domain-containing protein, which translates into the protein MVLYYSFDEGKGKEIEDLSGKGNHGTLEGDAKWEKDGKINSGVFFNEQIQKGVVAAEASDSLAITKSLTMEVWVYPESVGDYRNVRGQAGPHTYYLSIHQGKPSVWMGCPGAGGRTWNSAKNEIPNDKWSHVAAVYEFDKELRLYINGKLDNTYKVQGEIPTSPADHWFGNRLDGPWPYGGRLDEFVIYNRVLTEDEIQQDMEQVLSVSPLDKAATTWGLLKKIAR
- a CDS encoding GNAT family N-acetyltransferase; the encoded protein is MSDIRFANPDDEEAIHRILQETWGESLLSDVFTDHISSPEHQVFVAVDNGKIVGFLSAFLVLSAIPRWEIDLIIVRSTRRGKGIGTSLIEEALTYGSNLGVHCAAASIRIDNYPSQGAFSKAGFTTDAQVRSLFLWDPLACQPTTNVPETVHLIPVNTLLYRGLWIEGFIASQLSVKEQHNVIRAAQNRISHENRMNTGLFIPDSLKQTTVPDLLTPATNHGQYHRWEYAFK
- a CDS encoding GNAT family N-acetyltransferase; this encodes MTQSSLQVGNMVQPVASVDLPQRTDYVGKFVTLSPVDPQADVSELYECSHGSDIKEQIWTYMSYGPFDNRHSMQEWLAEGTQSSDPLFFTVHHYESKQRIGMVSFLNIVSDMRRLELGHIWYSLDFQRSNVNTEAIYLMLCEAFDRLQYRRVEWKCDSLNEKSRSAAMRLGFKFEGIFRQHIIVKGRNRDTAWFSMLDSEWPAIKKNMEMWLYQNPDRKLSLTALNNNK